The Nocardia vinacea genome contains the following window.
GGCGCTGACCTCCGAGGGCGCATGGGTGTAGGGATGTGCGCCCGGGCCTTCGCCGAGGCCGAGGTAGTCCGGCGCGATGGCCGCATAACCCGCCGCGGCGAACATGATGGTGCGGGCACGATCGGCACGCGTGTCGTTCACCGAGGGCGCATCGCTTTTCAGCACCAGCGTGCCGTGCTCATAGGTGACGACGCGCAGCCGCCGAGACTCGGTACGCGGCAGGACGACAAGGCCGCTCGCCGTGGTCGGGTCGCCCTCCGGGGTGACTGTTCGGTAGACGACACGATAGGCATCGACGCCATTGCGCGCGGGAGTGCCGATATTCGCGCTGGCCAGATAGGTCGTTGTCTGTTCCGCTGACAGCTGCACGACCGGCGTGGTGCTGACAACCTCGCCGCGCGCGACCGCCAGTGGGTTATCGGACCCGCAGGCGGGGGCCACGAGCAGTGCCGCGGCGAGCAGTGCGATTACCGAACGCGGTGTGCTGCGCATGAATTCGGGTTCCTCTCGAACGACCACACGGACCATCGTGACACCGCCGACTCGTATTTCCGCGACTCGCCAGCCGACCGAGCATATTTGCTCCGCATTCGCTGCCATGTTATTAACCAGGCGATCGTCAGCCGTTTCGGCCCAGATCACCGAGCCGATGGCGTGTTTCGTTTGCAGGTCCCGATTTGTGAGCGAAGGAGCGTTTGCGGTGTTTGCGAAAAGTTCGCGTCTCCTCCTACCGATTATCGTGCCCGCGGTACTCATCGGCACCCTGTTCGGCGTGCGCGCTCCGGCGCACGCCGACGATGCACGTCCGGACGGGAGCGTGCCACCGGCCGGTGCCAATGATTGGACCTGCCGCCCGTCGGCGGCACATCCCCAACCCGTTGTCCTGGTTCACGGCACATGGGGGAATCAGAACTCGTGGGATGTGCTCGCACCACAGCTGAAAGCGCAGGGCTACTGCGTATTCTCGCTGAGTTACGGGCGCGCGATCTCCAGTATGCGAGGTGCACAACCCGGGGTCTACGGCACTGCGGATATGCGCAACTCGGCCAGGGAAATCGCGCGATTCGTCGACGAGGTGCGGGCGGCCACCGGCACACCGAAGGTGGATATCGTCGCGCATTCCCAGGGCGGTCCGCTGGTTCGGCAATTCATGCGGTTCGACGGCGGTGCGAATCAGCGGAATCCGGCGGAGAACAAGGTGGACCATCTGGTCACCATCGCGGCGACCAATCACGGCACCACCGCGGAAGGGCTCGGCTTCCTGCTGCCGACCGGAAGTGCGCAGGCGCCGATACTCGGCGTGATCGCGAGATATCTGGGCACGGCCGCGGCGCAACAGCTGATCGATAGTGAATTCCTGCGCAGCCTCAATGCCGGGGGCGATACCGAGCCGGGAGTCACGTACACGGTTATCGCCAGCCGTCTCGATCGGGTCGTCACTCCGCCCGAGGCCACTTTTCTCACCGCCGGAATCGGGGCCACCGTCGACAATGTCTGGGTGCAGGACCTGTGCCCGGACGACGAGTTCGACCATGGCGCGCTACCGGAATCCCCCACCGTCGAATACGTCGTGCAGAAAGCCCTCGATCCGGCGTATAGCGGTCCCGCCTGCCAGGGCTGACCTGCGCGGATTACGGGCACCGACGCACTTGCGTCAACGCTGTTATCGTCGATAACGCCCATGGTGCTCCGGTGGTGGGACCGTGCGCCGCACCGTCCCCCGCGAGGAATGAAACTTTCGTGAAATACGTCCCGCGTATCGTCCTGTTTCTGGCGATTCCCGCCCTGCTTTTCCTGGTGCCTTGGTGGACCTTGATCGGCGCCACGACCGACGGGGCGCTGTTCTGGCTCGGCTCGGCGATTTTCCTTGCCGGATTCGTATGTCTGCCCGCGGCGATGTTTCTCGGCCATGGTCCGCAGCAGCATGATGCGGCATCCATCGTCGGCGACACGCTGCTCGGGCTGATGTGGGTGGTTTTCAGCTGGTCGGTGCTCGGCAATGTGGTCGGGCTCGGACTGTCCGTGAGCGGGGTGGACGATCCGGCGCGGTCCAGGATCGTCGCCGCCGGAGTATTCGTGATCGCCGCCGCGCTATCCGTCTGGGGTGTGGTCGAGGCGCGCCGGGTGCCACGGGTGCGCACTCTGGATGTCGCGATCCGTGGGCTCGGACCGGCACTCGATGGACTGCGCATGGTGGTCATCACCGACACGCACTACGCCGCGCTGGACCGGTTGCGCTGGTCGGAAAAGGTCGTCGATGTGGTGAATGCCCAGCAGCCCGATATCGCTTGCCACGCAGGCGATCTCGCGGACGGCTCGGTCGAGAAGCGACATCGGCAGGTCGATCCACTGGGTAAGATCGAGGCTCCACTCGGGCGGTTCTACATCACCGGCAATCACGAATACTTCGGCGACGCAGCGGGCTGGATCGAGCATATGACCTCGATCGGCTGGCAGCCGCTGCACAACCAACACGAGACGATCACCCGCGGCGATGACCGGCTGGTGCTTGCGGGCATCGACGACCCCACCGGCGTCGGCCTGCCCGGACACGGGCCCGACCTCCCGGCCGCCCTCGCGGGCGCGGACTCGAACGCACCGGTCGTCCTGCTGGCCCATCAACCCAGGCAGGTCATCGAGGCCGCCGCGGCCGGCGTCGCCCTGCAGATCTCCGGTCACACCCACGGCGGCCAGATCTGGCCGTTCCATTATCTGGTCCGCCTCGAACAACCCGTGGTCGCCGGTCTCAGCCGCCACGGCGAGCACACCCAGCTCTACACCAGCCGTGGCACCGGGTTCTGGGGTCCGCAATTCCGGGTCTTCGCGCCCAGCGAAATCACCGTCCTCGTATTGCGCGGCGCCTGAACGAGACTTGCCCCGTAGGGGTATAGCTTCGCGTGGTGGACGCTGGTCTGGCACACGCTAATCGAGCACGATCACATGACGTAGCGGCGCCAGACCTGTTCGAGGTGAGCCGCCATATCGATGGTCGGGTCGATCAGCCAGCGGGCTTGGAGGCCGTCGGCAAGGGCGAAGAACATGGTTGCGGCGCTGTCGGTGTCGATATCGACGGGAAGGGTGCCCGCTGTTTGCATTTCGCGGAGCGCGTGGGAGAAGGCTTGGATGCCCAGGCGATAGCGTTGTCGCATGTAATCGTGGGCCGGATGGGTCGGGTCGGAGGCCGCGGCCTGCATGTGGGTGAACAGTTCGATCAGGCCGGGGACCTCGGTATTGCGGCGGACAACCTCGATGAATGCCTCGGGTGCGGAGCCGTGTAGTGCGGAGGCGTCGGATTCGTCGCGCTTGCGCAGTACGGCGATGAACAGTTCCTCCTTCGAGCCGAAGTAGTGCAGCAGCCCGCCCTGGCTCAGCCCGACCGCATCGGCCAGCTCGGCGATGGAGGTGGCCGAGTACCCGCGCTCGGCGATCGTGCGCAGCGC
Protein-coding sequences here:
- a CDS encoding esterase/lipase family protein, with the protein product MFAKSSRLLLPIIVPAVLIGTLFGVRAPAHADDARPDGSVPPAGANDWTCRPSAAHPQPVVLVHGTWGNQNSWDVLAPQLKAQGYCVFSLSYGRAISSMRGAQPGVYGTADMRNSAREIARFVDEVRAATGTPKVDIVAHSQGGPLVRQFMRFDGGANQRNPAENKVDHLVTIAATNHGTTAEGLGFLLPTGSAQAPILGVIARYLGTAAAQQLIDSEFLRSLNAGGDTEPGVTYTVIASRLDRVVTPPEATFLTAGIGATVDNVWVQDLCPDDEFDHGALPESPTVEYVVQKALDPAYSGPACQG
- a CDS encoding metallophosphoesterase is translated as MKYVPRIVLFLAIPALLFLVPWWTLIGATTDGALFWLGSAIFLAGFVCLPAAMFLGHGPQQHDAASIVGDTLLGLMWVVFSWSVLGNVVGLGLSVSGVDDPARSRIVAAGVFVIAAALSVWGVVEARRVPRVRTLDVAIRGLGPALDGLRMVVITDTHYAALDRLRWSEKVVDVVNAQQPDIACHAGDLADGSVEKRHRQVDPLGKIEAPLGRFYITGNHEYFGDAAGWIEHMTSIGWQPLHNQHETITRGDDRLVLAGIDDPTGVGLPGHGPDLPAALAGADSNAPVVLLAHQPRQVIEAAAAGVALQISGHTHGGQIWPFHYLVRLEQPVVAGLSRHGEHTQLYTSRGTGFWGPQFRVFAPSEITVLVLRGA
- a CDS encoding TetR/AcrR family transcriptional regulator, translated to MAKRGPYGKGIERREQILDAALRTIAERGYSATSIAELADAVGLSQGGLLHYFGSKEELFIAVLRKRDESDASALHGSAPEAFIEVVRRNTEVPGLIELFTHMQAAASDPTHPAHDYMRQRYRLGIQAFSHALREMQTAGTLPVDIDTDSAATMFFALADGLQARWLIDPTIDMAAHLEQVWRRYVM